The genome window ATGATCGGCTTGCTCAAGCCTGCGGGAATCAGCGACCAGTCGAACGCTTCGCCCGTACCGCCGGGTACGCCTTCGACATAGGTGTCCAGCAAAATCCCGCGGGCACTGCCGTAGGCGGAACACGCCGCCGCGATATCATCCCCGGCCTTGACGCGCAGCGCCTTGATATACGGCCGCTGGTAACTTTCACATTCCTCAGGCGTTTCGTCGCCATGGAACTGCAACATGTCCAAGGGTACGGCATCCAGGGTTTCGTTGAGTTCGCAGCGGCTGGCGTTAACGAACAAACCCACGGTGGTCACGAATGGCGGCAACGCCGCGATGATCGCCCGCGCCTGCACCACATTCACCGCCCGCGGGCTCTTGGCATAAAACACGAAACCGATGGCATCCGCCCCTGCCTCGACCGCCGTCAGCGCGTCTTCTATGCGGGTAATCCCGCAAATCTTGCTGCGAACGGCTGACATGTCGTGGAAACTCCAGGGTTGGACCGAGAAAGTCCCGGATGGTAACAAAAGCTATTCCAGGCGTCAGCCGCCAAGTTCGCTGAAACCTGTGAGGAAGTGTGGCCCGATGAAGCGCTCCGGCAACTCGAACTCGTCGCGGTACTCCACATCCACCAGGTACAGGCCGAACGGATGTGCCGTAACCCCACCCGTGCGACGCACGCGGCTTTCCAGCACTTCCCTGGCCCACTCCACCGGGCGCTCGCCGGTACCAATGGTCATCAGCACCCCGGCGATGTTGCGCACCATGTGATGCAGGAAGGCCCCGGCGCGGATATCCAGCACGATCATCTTGCCGTGGCGGGTCACCCGCAGGTGGTGGACTTCCTTGATCGGCGACTTGGCCTGGCACTGGCCAGCACGGAAGGCGCTGAAATCATGCACACCCACCAGGTGCTGCGCGGCCTCGGCCATGCGCTCGGCGTCCAACGGACGGTGGTTCCAGGTGATTTCTTCGTTGAGGTGCGCCGGGCGGATCTGGTCGTTGTAGATCACATAGCGATAGCGCCGGGCGATGGCCTTGAAACGCGCATGAAAGTGCGCCGGCATGACCTTGGCCCAACTGACGCTGACGTCATGGGGCAAATTGATATTTGCGCCCATCACCCAGGCCTTCATTGACCGCTCGGCCTGAGTATCGAAGTGCACCACCTGGCCACACGCATGCACACCGGCGTCGGTACGCCCGGCACACATCAGCGATACGGGTGAATCGGCGACTTTCGACAGGGCGTTTTCCAGGGTCTCCTGCACCGTCAGCACGCCGGACGCCTGACGCTGCCAGCCGCGATAGCGCGAGCCCTTGTATTCCACGCCCAAGGCGATGCGGTAAAAGCCTGCGGCCGCCATTTCGGCGGTCGGGTTATCTATATTTGCCAAGAACTGAGAGCCTGATGAGTTGCGCGAAGGCGGCCATTATGCCGGTTTGCAGGGGAGCCCACAAAAGCAAAACGGCGACCCGAAGGTCGCCGCTGTTTGAACAACGGGCTGTTACGCCAACCGGCC of Pseudomonas azotoformans contains these proteins:
- a CDS encoding phosphoribosylanthranilate isomerase, producing the protein MSAVRSKICGITRIEDALTAVEAGADAIGFVFYAKSPRAVNVVQARAIIAALPPFVTTVGLFVNASRCELNETLDAVPLDMLQFHGDETPEECESYQRPYIKALRVKAGDDIAAACSAYGSARGILLDTYVEGVPGGTGEAFDWSLIPAGLSKPIILAGGLNPANVGAAIEQVRPYAVDVSGGVEQGKGIKDHSKIRAFMQAVRNSSGAM
- the truA gene encoding tRNA pseudouridine(38-40) synthase TruA — protein: MAAAGFYRIALGVEYKGSRYRGWQRQASGVLTVQETLENALSKVADSPVSLMCAGRTDAGVHACGQVVHFDTQAERSMKAWVMGANINLPHDVSVSWAKVMPAHFHARFKAIARRYRYVIYNDQIRPAHLNEEITWNHRPLDAERMAEAAQHLVGVHDFSAFRAGQCQAKSPIKEVHHLRVTRHGKMIVLDIRAGAFLHHMVRNIAGVLMTIGTGERPVEWAREVLESRVRRTGGVTAHPFGLYLVDVEYRDEFELPERFIGPHFLTGFSELGG